The Natronoarchaeum philippinense genome includes the window CTCGACGGTGTAGTCGATCCCTTGGCGGTCGAGCATCTTGCGCTGGTGACGGACCGACTCGGCGATGCCGCCAGTGATCGAATCCGAGAACTCGAAGTAGTGGCTGACCTTCATTTCGATCCCTCCGGGCGGTGAGCGACGGCATCCGCCGACGCGGAGCTGGCTACTTGTCGACTTCGAGCCACGGAACCTCCATCAGCGCGGGGATGTGCGTCTCGATGTGATGTTCCCAGACGCCCTCCTCGCCGAAGGCCTCTCCGTGGTCCGCGGTGACGACGACATCGCCGTCGAGTTCCTCGACGAGGTCCTCGACTTCCTCCAATGCGATCCGGAGGTTCTCCTCGTAGTACGACATCGCCGTCGCGCGGGTGCCGTCCCGGAGCAGACTCACGGGGTCGAGTTCGAGCCACAGTCCCGCCTTCATCGCAAACTGGCTCTCTTCGAGGACGCTCTCGACTTTCGGACGGACGGTGTTGCCGATCGACGACAGGATGCCGCCGCCGCTGCCATCCTCGCCGGACTCTTCTTCCTCCTGTCGCCGGATGCCCTTGCGGATCTGCTTGAGCTTCTGGCCCTTGCCGCGCGTGAGATACGGTGCGTGGGGCTGCATGAAGTGGATCACCGTCCGGTCAGCCTCCTCGACGGCGTCCTGATTCTGGCGGAACGCGTTAGTCATGCTCTCGGGTGGCACCGTGCCCAGATCGTCGTCCCAGCCGGTCTTCCAGACGTCGAACACGTTCGAGATGTGATTCGATGCCGTCCACTCGTAGTCACAACTGGCACCCCACTTGAGTTCGTTCAGCGGGATGCCCAGATCGTTGATAAAGGGGTTCGAGGAGAAGTAGGCGATGTCGTGATCGCCATCGAGCGTGCGATAAGCCCACTCGGGCGTCGAGGAGCCCTTGCTCCAGCGCTTTTCGAGCGACCCGTCGAGATAGTCGTCGTAGACGTCACTGAAGACGTCGTACCGGGCCGCGTCAAGTACAATGCAGTAGTCCCACTCTGATTCGAGGAAGCGCTGGTCCTGCATCAGTCGTCGGAAGATTCGAACGTAGCTCTATATGCTTTCCGATACGTTCGACGGGCGGTAGAGCGTATCAAACGGGTTGCTATCGCCGGTACGTGCAGTGTTGAGAAAGCACAACTCCTATTGTGCCGACATTGGAACACCGAGTATGGACAGGTCTGCTGTGAATCGACGTGCGGCGACGCGAGGAGTACCGTGACCAACGACGAGCAATCCGAGTCGGACCTACGGGAACCGGCCGGCGAGTTGGTCAGCCGAGCGCGCAGCGGCGTCGCGCAGGCACGCGATCGGATCTCGCGGAACCACCTTCGCATCGCGTTCGTCGGCGTGCTGTTGCTGTGTGCGGGTGTGCTCGCCTACGGCGCCGCGACGGCGACGACGACCGCCAACGCCGAGGCGGTGCCCGAGGCGCCGCCGACCGAGAATCATACGGTCATCACCGAGTCCGGACGCTACGGGACGATCATCGCGTACAACCCCAACGGGAGTCTGCAGTACTACAACAACAGCCACACGAAGTACTTCGACGTGGACCCCGTCGAGGGGACCTCGATGACCGTCGAGTACGCGGCGACCGACACGATCCACACCGAAGGTCCGAACTGCCGGGCGCCGCCGTGTGCGCGTAACCTTCTGGAACGGACGAATCTCTCGACCGGCGAAACCGAGATCCTCTACGAGCGGATGGATTATCAGGAGACCGCCGCCGAGTGGCACGACATCGACCGGATCAACGAGACCCACGTCGCGGTGGCCGACATGATCGCCGATCAGGTGTTCATCGTCAACACCGAGACCGAGATCATCACGTGGATGTGGGACGCCCAGAGCGAGTTCCCGCTCGACGAGGGCGGTGCTTACCCCGGCGACTGGGCCCACCTCAACGACGTTGAGGTGCTCCCCGACGGCCGGATCATGGCGAGTCTGCGCAATCAGGATCAGGTCGTGTTCATCAACCGGACGACCGGGATGCAAGACGACTGGACGCTCGGCGAGGAGGACAACTACGACATCCAGTACGAGCAGCACAACCCCGACTACATCCCCGAATCGCAGGGCGGCCCCGCGGTCGTCGTGGCCGACTCCGAGAACGGCCGCGTGCAGGAGTTCCAGCGCGAGGACGGCGAGTGGGTTCGTACGTGGGAGTGGGCCGACGAGCAGATGCAGTGGCCCCGCGACGCCGACCGACTGCCCAACGGCAACACGCTGATCGCCGACTCCAACGGCAAGCGCGTGCTGGAAGTGAACCAGTCGGGCGACATCGTCTGGGAGGTCCCGATGTCGCTTCCCTACGACGCCGAGCGCCTCGAAACCGGTGACGAGAGCGCCGGCGGCCAGAGCGCCCGCCAGCTCGGCCTCGAATCCCAAACCGTCGCCGAGAGCGACGAGAGCGACGGCGGCGCCTTCGGCTTCGATCCGTTCGACCGCGTCGAGTCGACGGTCGTCGGACTGGTGCCTCATCGCATCCACAACGCGATCGTGTTCGTCTCGCCGGTGTGGATGGGCGACACCGAGTTCGGTGCGGCCTTCGTCGCCATCCTGATCGCGCTGAGTTGGATCGGCCTCGAAACGCGGTGGCGCCTCGGCGACGCCGGCATCACGTTCCGGTCGCCGGTCACGCGCCGCGGCGGCTGACGGTTACGGTACGACTTTTTTCGGCGCACGACGCCGCCGGACGGGACGGCCGTCAGAACAGCAGCACGTGACCGAACACCAAGTAGAGACCGGCGAGAATCGTCTGGAAGGATAGCGAACCGATCGCCGAGAGGACGACGAACTTCCTGTGGTCCATCTCCGAGAGCCCGGCGGGAATCGTCAACAGCCCGCGGATCATCAGCATCGAGTTGCTCACCGGAACGGCGATGGGCCCCCAGCGATCGAACCACCGGTCGAGCGTGTCGAGGCGGGACTCGGAGACGCGGAACCAGCGCTTTTCGAGCAGGTACTCGCGGCCGCCCCGGCGGAGCAGGCGAAAGAGCAGGTACTGGCCGATCGTCGTCCCGATGACGGCGATGATGACGACGAGGACGACGGTGCTGGGCGAAGCGCCCATCACCAGCAGCGCGCCCGGCACGACGAGTTCGCTCGGCATGAACCGCAACATCATCGCGCCTTCGAGGATACAGATGCCAAAGAGCACGAGCAGGCCGAGCTCGGAGCTGAGCCACGTCTCGACCCACTCTGGCAGATACTCGGCCTGTAGCAGCATTCTTCCGTCGCTTGACCGGTGGCGAAGTTAAGGGTTGCTTGTCAGGATTCGGAACAGCCGACGACAGCGCGGGGGCGGCCGATGCCGCTTACTCCATGTAGCCCAGATCGCGCAGGCGCTCGCGCATCTCCTCGTCGGCGTCGTCGAGCGCGTCCGCGCTGCCGGTCTCGACGCCGTCGGCGTCGGTCCACGCGCCGCCGACCCCCTCCTCAAACTGGGCCAGCGCGCGCTCGGTCGCAGCGGCGGCCTCGTCGTCGGCGGGATCGACCGGAGACAGCTCGTTCGGATCGTCGTCAAGGCGATAGGCTTCGTCGTCGATCCGGTCGGCGCGGACGTACTTGGCGTCGAGACGCCGAGCGGCGCGAAGCCGCGAGTACGCGCGGTGGTCGTCGGGGAGTTCGATCCCCGCCTCGGACGCTTTCTCTTCGAGGTGGTGGAGCTCGATCACCGGCTGGGAGTACTCGACGAAGCCGTAGTCGGCGTCGCCGTCCTGTGCGGTGACGGCCCGCTGTCCCGGGTCGGGGTCGTCGGCCTCGGCGAACTCCCGGTAGCTCGCCGAGAGCAACGATCGGGTCCGATCCCGCGAAACGGCGTCGAACTCGTACCCGCCGGCGTCGGCCGGGTCGAGGCCGACGGCGTCGAGCACTGTGTGATACAGGTCGACGAGTTCGACCTGCTCGCCGCGGCGGTCGGCGTCCAGTTCGGGATGTTTGACCATCAGCGGAACGTTGATCAGCTCGTCGTACAGCGCGAACTCGTGGCCGTAGAGGTCGTGCTCGCCGAGGTTCTCGCCGTGGTCGGCACAGACGACGACCGTCGTGTCCTCCCAGCGGCCCGTCTCGCGGAGCCAGTCGAACAGGCGCCCGAGTTCGGCGTCGATGTGGGCGATCTCGGCGTCGTACAGGCCTCGGATATCCTCCCACTCCTCGTCGTTGATCTCGCGGGCGCCGGAGTTGAACTCCTTGGAGTTCTGGCAGACCTCCGAGGAGTCGACGCCCGGCGCGAACTGCTCGCGGTACTCGTCGGGCGGGTGATACGGCAGGTGGGCGTCCATCAGGTTGATGAAACCGAACCAGCCGGGATCCTCGTCGCTCTGTTCGATGAAGGACTTTGTCTGATCGATCACGGCCGGCGTCTTCGAGGCGGCGTCGTCGTCGCCCGCCAACTTCGCGTGGGCCTTCGCCCCGAGGTGGACGATCCGATTGGCCAGATCGCGCAGGCGCTCGTTGTCGTTGATCGTCTGCCAGAGGTTTGCAAGAGTTCCCGAGAGGAAGTTCCCGGGCATGATCTCGAAGGAGGTGTCGTGGTGCTCGAAGCCCCGGGTGAGCTTGGTGTAGGGCGTGATCCATGCGTTCGAAGAGTAACACGCCGTGTCGTAGCCCCCCGCCGACAGCACCGACGCCAGCGTCGCCACGTCGTCGAGGTAGGGACTTTCCTGGTCGGCGCCGTGCTGGCTCGGATACAGACCGGTGAACATCGACGCGTGGACGGGCAAGGTCCACGGCGCCGGCGCCACCGCGTCGTCGAAGACGGTCGCCTCCTCGGCGAATTCGCCGAGATTCGGCGTCGTCTGCCTGTCGTAGCCGTACGGCGTCAGATGGTCCTTTCGGACCGTGTCGAGCACGACGAAGAGAACGTTAGACGGACTCGAACTACTCATTACCGGGCGTTCCGCGCAATCACGGATAAAACGCTCGAAACGGACGTTTGATTCGCGGCCGCACAACGGTTAACAACGGAAACATTTTGAAGGGGCGCATCCACCGTGAATGTGAATGGACGGGCGCAACTGGAGGA containing:
- a CDS encoding aryl-sulfate sulfotransferase, with the translated sequence MVSRARSGVAQARDRISRNHLRIAFVGVLLLCAGVLAYGAATATTTANAEAVPEAPPTENHTVITESGRYGTIIAYNPNGSLQYYNNSHTKYFDVDPVEGTSMTVEYAATDTIHTEGPNCRAPPCARNLLERTNLSTGETEILYERMDYQETAAEWHDIDRINETHVAVADMIADQVFIVNTETEIITWMWDAQSEFPLDEGGAYPGDWAHLNDVEVLPDGRIMASLRNQDQVVFINRTTGMQDDWTLGEEDNYDIQYEQHNPDYIPESQGGPAVVVADSENGRVQEFQREDGEWVRTWEWADEQMQWPRDADRLPNGNTLIADSNGKRVLEVNQSGDIVWEVPMSLPYDAERLETGDESAGGQSARQLGLESQTVAESDESDGGAFGFDPFDRVESTVVGLVPHRIHNAIVFVSPVWMGDTEFGAAFVAILIALSWIGLETRWRLGDAGITFRSPVTRRGG
- a CDS encoding DedA family protein, yielding MLLQAEYLPEWVETWLSSELGLLVLFGICILEGAMMLRFMPSELVVPGALLVMGASPSTVVLVVIIAVIGTTIGQYLLFRLLRRGGREYLLEKRWFRVSESRLDTLDRWFDRWGPIAVPVSNSMLMIRGLLTIPAGLSEMDHRKFVVLSAIGSLSFQTILAGLYLVFGHVLLF
- a CDS encoding sulfatase, translating into MSSSSPSNVLFVVLDTVRKDHLTPYGYDRQTTPNLGEFAEEATVFDDAVAPAPWTLPVHASMFTGLYPSQHGADQESPYLDDVATLASVLSAGGYDTACYSSNAWITPYTKLTRGFEHHDTSFEIMPGNFLSGTLANLWQTINDNERLRDLANRIVHLGAKAHAKLAGDDDAASKTPAVIDQTKSFIEQSDEDPGWFGFINLMDAHLPYHPPDEYREQFAPGVDSSEVCQNSKEFNSGAREINDEEWEDIRGLYDAEIAHIDAELGRLFDWLRETGRWEDTTVVVCADHGENLGEHDLYGHEFALYDELINVPLMVKHPELDADRRGEQVELVDLYHTVLDAVGLDPADAGGYEFDAVSRDRTRSLLSASYREFAEADDPDPGQRAVTAQDGDADYGFVEYSQPVIELHHLEEKASEAGIELPDDHRAYSRLRAARRLDAKYVRADRIDDEAYRLDDDPNELSPVDPADDEAAAATERALAQFEEGVGGAWTDADGVETGSADALDDADEEMRERLRDLGYME